The Hypanus sabinus isolate sHypSab1 chromosome 1, sHypSab1.hap1, whole genome shotgun sequence genome contains a region encoding:
- the eny2 gene encoding transcription and mRNA export factor ENY2, whose protein sequence is MNKDAQLRATINQKLIETGERERLKELLRAKLTECGWKDQLKAHCKDVIREKGLEHVTVDDLVAEITPKGRALVPDSVKKELLQRIRTFLSQHASL, encoded by the exons ATGAATAAAGACGCACAACTCCGAGCAACTATAAATCAGAAGTTGATAGAAACAGGTGAACGTGAACG TCTGAAGGAGCTGCTCAGAGCAAAACTCACTGAATGTGGATGGAAAGATCAGTTGAAAGCACACTGTAAAG ATGTGATCAGGGAAAAAGGATTGGAACATGTGACGGTAGATGATTTGGTGGCAGAAATAACTCCAAAAGGAAGAG CCCTGGTGCCTGACAGTGTGAAGAAGGAGCTTTTGCAGAGGATAAGGACCTTCCTTTCTCAGCATGCCAGTCTCTAA